The proteins below are encoded in one region of Sideroxydans lithotrophicus ES-1:
- a CDS encoding sodium:solute symporter family protein: MAAPAQSRFVSQLKRYYALYTGGFIGFVVSLSILEQMGVPNKILGYIFLGVTALLYAGIGILSRTSDVAEYYVAGRRVPAFFNGMAVGADWMSAASFIGLAGTLYLSGYDGLAFVLGWTGGFVLVALLLAPYLRKFGQFTIPDFLGARYGGSIPRTIGVFAAILCSFTYVIAQIYGVGLITSRFTGLDFGVGVFVGLGSILVCSFLGGMRAVTWTQVSQYVILIVAYMIPVIWLSMKHTGNPVPQVAYGYVLQKVTAREQVLNDPTTPDGAREAEVRAIFKQREKSAEDELKALDAGGGSYLAKEKEQLVKAAAELKARHDSDPKALAAADRAVADWPPDVATAHRKWRQEAETDKAKSGPIIAHAEPFAGPDEKTRDNKRKNFMALVLCLMVGTAALPHILMRFYTTTSVKEARKSVFWSLFFISLLYITAPALAVLAKYDVYTLLVGSSFSELPSWVSAWASVDKSLMSVTDVNHDGIVQLAEVTIGGDLIVLATPEIAGLPYVVTALVAAGGLAAALSTADGLMLTISNSLSHDVYYKMIDPKAPTGRRLFISKALLLGVAVFAAYITSLKPGHILFLVCAAFSLAASAFFPALALGVFWKRANKTGAILGMVGGLFTCMFYMYITYPFFGVNAPLWWDINPISAGVFGMAVGFVGVIVGSLLTAAPDKQVQDMVDHVRYPNLERDVKTN; the protein is encoded by the coding sequence ATGGCAGCGCCGGCGCAATCGAGATTCGTCTCGCAACTCAAGCGTTACTATGCCCTGTACACGGGCGGGTTCATCGGTTTCGTCGTCTCGCTGTCCATCCTCGAGCAGATGGGAGTACCCAACAAGATACTGGGCTACATCTTCCTCGGTGTGACGGCGTTGCTGTATGCGGGGATCGGCATACTTTCCCGGACCTCCGACGTCGCCGAATATTATGTGGCCGGCCGGCGCGTGCCGGCATTCTTCAACGGCATGGCGGTGGGCGCCGACTGGATGTCGGCGGCCAGTTTCATCGGCCTGGCAGGCACCCTGTACTTGTCCGGTTACGACGGGCTGGCCTTCGTGCTGGGATGGACCGGGGGCTTCGTGCTGGTGGCCTTGCTGCTGGCTCCATACCTGCGCAAGTTCGGACAATTCACCATCCCGGATTTCCTCGGCGCCCGTTATGGCGGCAGCATCCCGCGCACCATCGGCGTATTTGCGGCGATCCTGTGCTCGTTCACCTATGTGATCGCGCAGATATATGGTGTGGGGCTGATCACCAGTCGCTTCACCGGGCTGGATTTCGGCGTGGGCGTGTTCGTCGGACTGGGCAGCATCCTGGTGTGCTCTTTCCTGGGCGGCATGCGCGCGGTGACCTGGACGCAGGTTTCGCAATACGTCATTCTGATCGTGGCCTACATGATCCCGGTGATCTGGCTATCCATGAAACACACCGGCAATCCTGTTCCGCAGGTCGCCTATGGCTATGTGCTGCAAAAGGTGACGGCGCGCGAACAGGTGTTGAACGACCCGACCACGCCGGACGGTGCGCGCGAAGCCGAAGTGCGCGCCATCTTCAAGCAACGCGAGAAATCAGCCGAGGACGAATTGAAGGCGCTCGACGCAGGAGGCGGCAGCTATCTTGCCAAAGAAAAGGAACAGTTGGTCAAGGCGGCAGCCGAGCTGAAGGCAAGGCACGATAGCGATCCAAAAGCGCTCGCAGCGGCGGACCGGGCGGTGGCCGATTGGCCGCCGGACGTTGCGACCGCCCACCGCAAATGGCGCCAGGAAGCAGAAACGGACAAGGCCAAGTCCGGTCCGATCATCGCGCATGCCGAACCGTTCGCGGGCCCCGACGAGAAGACGCGCGACAACAAGCGCAAGAATTTCATGGCACTGGTGTTGTGCCTGATGGTCGGAACTGCAGCCTTGCCGCATATCCTGATGCGTTTCTACACCACCACTTCGGTGAAGGAAGCGCGCAAATCGGTGTTCTGGTCGCTGTTCTTCATCTCCCTGCTTTACATCACCGCACCCGCCCTGGCGGTACTGGCCAAGTATGATGTATACACCCTGCTGGTAGGGTCCAGCTTCTCCGAACTGCCCAGCTGGGTCTCGGCCTGGGCATCCGTGGACAAATCGCTGATGAGCGTGACCGACGTCAACCATGATGGCATCGTGCAACTGGCCGAGGTCACTATCGGCGGCGACCTGATCGTGCTGGCGACGCCGGAGATCGCCGGCTTGCCCTATGTGGTCACCGCGCTGGTGGCGGCCGGGGGACTGGCAGCGGCACTATCCACAGCCGATGGCCTGATGCTGACCATCTCCAACTCGCTGTCGCATGACGTGTACTACAAGATGATCGACCCGAAAGCTCCGACGGGGCGTCGCCTGTTCATCTCCAAGGCCTTGCTGCTGGGGGTGGCGGTGTTCGCGGCCTATATCACTTCGCTCAAGCCCGGCCACATCCTGTTCCTGGTCTGCGCGGCATTCTCGCTGGCTGCTTCGGCGTTCTTTCCGGCGCTGGCGCTGGGGGTGTTCTGGAAACGGGCCAACAAGACCGGAGCGATCCTGGGCATGGTGGGCGGTTTGTTCACCTGCATGTTCTATATGTACATCACTTACCCGTTCTTCGGCGTGAATGCCCCGCTGTGGTGGGACATCAATCCGATCTCGGCCGGTGTCTTCGGCATGGCGGTCGGATTTGTCGGTGTGATCGTCGGCAGCCTGCTGACAGCTGCGCCGGACAAGCAGGTACAGGACATGGTCGACCACGTGCGTTATCCGAATCTGGAAAGAGACGTCAAAACCAATTGA
- a CDS encoding DUF4212 domain-containing protein translates to MQLTERHRQYWRKNLRLTGALLAIWFVFTFVIGWFARDLSSITFLGFPLSFYMSAQGAMLIYVVLVGYYAYCMDKLDREYGVAESDQ, encoded by the coding sequence ATGCAACTGACGGAGAGACACAGACAGTATTGGCGCAAGAACCTTCGGCTGACCGGGGCGTTGCTGGCGATCTGGTTCGTGTTCACGTTCGTGATCGGCTGGTTCGCGCGTGACTTGTCTTCCATCACTTTCCTGGGCTTCCCGCTCTCGTTCTATATGAGTGCCCAGGGAGCAATGCTGATCTATGTTGTCCTGGTCGGATATTACGCTTACTGCATGGACAAGCTGGATCGCGAATACGGCGTCGCGGAAAGCGACCAGTGA
- a CDS encoding response regulator, giving the protein MRILIAEDDEVLSDGLCHSMRQSGYAVDCVKDGHSANLILSGEQPFDLVILDLGLPKVDGFSVLRSLREKNRQVPVIILTARDAEGDRVKGLDLGADDYMIKPFSLPELEARVRALIRRGQCGVNPVYSCGTLTFDSVGRRASINGTTLELTTRELSVLEALMLRTGWVVSKEQLLERLYSYAEEASNNAIEVYIHRLRKKIEPAGVTIRTIRGLGYVINDLPS; this is encoded by the coding sequence ATGCGCATACTGATCGCCGAAGACGATGAAGTGCTGTCCGATGGCTTATGCCATTCCATGCGCCAATCCGGTTATGCCGTCGACTGTGTGAAGGATGGCCATTCGGCCAACCTCATCCTGAGCGGAGAACAGCCGTTCGACCTGGTGATCCTCGATCTGGGGCTGCCCAAGGTGGATGGCTTCAGCGTGTTGCGCAGCCTGCGCGAGAAGAACCGCCAGGTTCCCGTGATCATCCTTACCGCGCGCGATGCGGAGGGTGACCGGGTCAAGGGTCTCGATCTGGGCGCCGACGACTACATGATCAAGCCGTTCAGCCTGCCCGAACTTGAAGCGCGGGTTCGCGCGCTGATCCGGCGCGGGCAATGCGGCGTGAACCCGGTATACAGTTGCGGTACGCTCACTTTCGACAGCGTCGGGCGCCGCGCCAGCATCAATGGCACCACGCTGGAACTCACCACCCGCGAGTTGAGCGTACTGGAAGCACTGATGCTGCGCACCGGCTGGGTCGTCAGCAAGGAACAATTGCTGGAAAGGCTCTACAGCTATGCGGAAGAAGCCAGCAACAACGCGATCGAGGTATATATCCATCGCTTGCGCAAAAAGATCGAGCCCGCCGGAGTGACCATACGCACCATACGCGGCCTCGGCTACGTCATCAACGACCTGCCCTCCTGA
- a CDS encoding sensor histidine kinase N-terminal domain-containing protein, whose translation MENNIRSLRSYLMQRLLISLYLLWIISTVVGYFATINYANQPYDLVLLQRANEVAAELKLGTGHEQLDVVPALPDGSDLGMPDRVLYTVTDSEGRKLAGNGNTLRPLSYRRERKGPLFSNGEREGQKTRMVSLTFPSRNGVLQLHVSETTQQRQALIRGILANIVIPELLLTLIALAVVWYGLKEGLRPLEELRHEVANRRRDDLSQLDGGKAPAEVRPLIDAVNNLLERLKQVMAAQQRFVADAAHQLRTPFAGLKTQSELALRTDAPERKQHALEHIHTSTQHGIRLVNQLLALARNEPGGQSTDSFTVLDLNQLAQECTVEWVQMALEKNIDLGYEGTSAAQSVQGDPNSLIEMLNNLIDNAVRYTPVDGHITVGVKAAAQGTELSVEDNGPGIEPQHRERVFERFYRILGTGQSGSGLGLSIVAEVAKRHGAKLKLDVGRDGIGTRISILFPVRPSSIIN comes from the coding sequence ATGGAAAACAACATCCGTTCCCTGCGCAGCTACCTCATGCAGAGGTTATTGATCTCGCTCTACTTGCTGTGGATCATCAGCACCGTGGTGGGTTACTTTGCCACCATCAACTACGCCAACCAGCCCTACGACCTGGTGTTGCTGCAGCGCGCCAACGAAGTGGCGGCCGAGCTCAAGCTGGGCACCGGACACGAACAACTGGATGTGGTACCGGCGCTCCCCGACGGTTCCGATCTGGGTATGCCGGACCGGGTGCTCTACACCGTGACCGACAGCGAAGGCAGAAAGCTCGCCGGCAACGGCAACACCTTGCGCCCCCTCTCCTACCGGCGCGAAAGAAAGGGCCCGCTGTTCAGCAACGGCGAACGCGAAGGCCAGAAGACGCGCATGGTCAGTCTGACCTTCCCTTCCCGAAACGGGGTGCTGCAACTGCATGTCTCCGAAACGACACAACAGCGCCAGGCGCTCATTCGAGGCATCCTGGCCAACATCGTCATTCCGGAACTCCTGCTCACCCTGATCGCCCTTGCGGTAGTCTGGTACGGCCTGAAGGAAGGTTTGCGACCGCTCGAAGAATTGCGGCATGAAGTGGCCAACAGGCGACGGGACGATCTGAGCCAGCTCGATGGCGGAAAGGCGCCCGCCGAAGTGCGTCCGCTCATCGATGCGGTCAACAACCTGCTGGAGAGGCTGAAGCAGGTGATGGCGGCGCAACAGCGTTTCGTCGCCGACGCGGCGCACCAGTTGCGCACGCCGTTTGCCGGCCTGAAGACCCAATCCGAACTGGCTTTGCGTACAGATGCACCGGAGCGCAAGCAACATGCGCTCGAGCACATCCACACCAGCACCCAGCACGGCATCCGCCTGGTCAACCAGCTGCTGGCACTGGCGCGCAATGAACCCGGAGGCCAGAGTACCGATAGTTTCACGGTACTCGACCTCAACCAGCTGGCGCAGGAATGCACGGTCGAATGGGTGCAGATGGCGCTGGAAAAGAACATCGACCTCGGCTACGAGGGTACGTCCGCTGCGCAATCCGTACAGGGAGATCCCAACAGCCTGATCGAGATGCTCAACAACCTGATCGACAACGCGGTCCGCTATACCCCAGTGGACGGACACATCACCGTCGGGGTGAAGGCTGCAGCACAAGGGACGGAATTGAGCGTGGAAGACAACGGCCCCGGCATCGAACCGCAACATCGCGAACGCGTGTTCGAACGTTTCTATCGAATCCTCGGCACAGGACAAAGCGGTAGCGGACTCGGGCTTTCCATCGTCGCCGAAGTCGCGAAACGCCATGGCGCGAAGTTGAAGCTGGACGTCGGCCGCGACGGGATCGGTACCAGGATCAGCATCCTTTTCCCGGTTCGCCCGTCCAGCATCATCAACTGA
- a CDS encoding c-type cytochrome domain-containing protein — protein MKNQTLLKGIVVAVSLYGMAFTPMAFADVSFKSQVKPIIHDYCLSCHQPGGQGYEKSGLDMRSYKSLMKGTKFGSIIKPGDSFSSIMIQLVEGRAHASIKMPFGTGGLAKDKVDVLKTWVDQGAKNN, from the coding sequence ATGAAAAACCAGACATTGCTAAAAGGCATTGTTGTCGCTGTGTCACTGTATGGAATGGCTTTTACTCCGATGGCATTCGCGGATGTCAGTTTCAAAAGTCAGGTCAAACCGATCATCCACGACTATTGTTTGAGCTGTCACCAGCCCGGAGGCCAGGGCTATGAGAAAAGCGGGCTCGATATGCGTAGCTACAAGAGCTTGATGAAGGGCACCAAGTTCGGGTCGATCATCAAGCCGGGCGACAGTTTCTCCAGCATCATGATCCAGCTGGTCGAAGGACGCGCGCATGCGTCCATCAAGATGCCATTCGGGACCGGGGGGTTGGCCAAGGACAAAGTCGATGTCCTGAAAACCTGGGTGGACCAGGGGGCGAAGAACAACTGA
- a CDS encoding NapC/NirT family cytochrome c, producing MNNKTGILKRSWDFLKQPSAKYSLLTLLVVGFFSGIIFWGGFNTGMEATNRLEFCIGCHEMRDNVYQEYKKTIHYANRTGVRAICSDCHVPKDWTHKLIRKIQASQEIWGKLTGYVDTPEKFESHRMELATHEWARMKASDSRECRNCHSFDAMSGDIQKQTVYNKHMKARADGQTCIDCHKGIAHHLPKEYRDPDEE from the coding sequence ATGAATAACAAGACTGGCATCCTGAAACGTTCATGGGACTTTCTGAAACAGCCAAGTGCGAAGTACTCGTTGCTGACTTTGCTGGTGGTGGGCTTCTTCTCCGGCATCATCTTCTGGGGCGGTTTCAACACCGGCATGGAGGCGACCAACCGGCTGGAATTCTGCATCGGCTGCCACGAGATGCGCGACAACGTGTACCAGGAATACAAGAAGACCATCCACTATGCGAACCGTACCGGTGTGCGCGCGATCTGCTCCGATTGCCACGTGCCCAAGGACTGGACACACAAGCTGATCCGCAAGATACAGGCAAGCCAGGAGATCTGGGGCAAGCTCACGGGATATGTCGATACGCCGGAGAAATTCGAATCGCACCGCATGGAACTGGCGACCCACGAGTGGGCACGCATGAAGGCCTCTGATTCGCGCGAATGCCGCAATTGCCACTCTTTCGATGCCATGAGCGGCGACATACAAAAGCAGACGGTCTACAACAAGCATATGAAGGCGAGGGCGGACGGCCAGACCTGTATCGATTGCCACAAGGGCATCGCTCACCATCTGCCGAAGGAGTACCGCGATCCGGATGAGGAGTGA
- a CDS encoding MtrB/PioB family decaheme-associated outer membrane protein: MKSNNERMRVSLLALAVQGALIAMCSMPAQADDEEVAALKNPTSTIEIGAENVSQSSAKFGEYTGLNKSGGKVIGNFSIRGGDAYGDGNGTRNWSLNGSNLGTTSRALGASVGNQGSWNFGIGYDELQHNLWDSYKTPYQGAMGGNNFTLPASLLPPTISTVAAGTTPVGTDRASAIAAINAVTNQVDIYSTRKNGKVSAGVNLNAQWDIRFDFNHLEQSGAKLASFGSMGAGGAGNPQGEAISILPNPTNYKTDTLNLALDWRGDGAYVTTSYFGSFFREGYDRVNFQTFAVNNAAGVSVTQTMSTAPSNNFHQLNVSGGYDLSPATKLTGGLSYGRNTQNDAYVADAYSMVLPAPVASLNGLVINKHADMKLTNQTSKDLVLSAGVKFDERRDKTPSNFYAFNALDGSTAHIAYFANTPLSLRKTVWELAGDYKLDSDQHLLLAFNREDVRRWCDQYAVNVPSLMPALVPGATTTGIVSYPAGTNCVVAPKSYDNKLGATYKARASEDLNLNVGYSFSKRVTTSDPNAVTSRIGLNGNLNPALAAATLIEGQNGGDFRGFYPVFDASRKEHMLKAGANWQTTEKLSVSMGGKYTLDKYDSTYGEQKGNSWSVNLDASYGYSENSSVVAYLTQQHRQREMTDLYRSPYLAPGAASATALNIPSGATWTDTQKDDDTTVGVGAKQSGMMASRLELDEDLTYTYGKTVYNTVFNYAAATTTGLTCASPQFLTCGTLPEVNNHVIQLKLSGRYKLDKNSKVAVGYLYQHMRSTDYYYNGLQTGFTPSALMPTDQQSPNYTVNVVSASYIYNF, from the coding sequence ATGAAAAGCAATAATGAAAGAATGAGGGTCAGCTTGTTGGCACTGGCGGTGCAGGGGGCGTTGATCGCGATGTGTTCGATGCCGGCCCAGGCGGATGACGAAGAGGTGGCGGCACTGAAGAATCCGACCAGCACCATCGAGATCGGCGCCGAGAACGTCTCGCAAAGCTCGGCCAAGTTCGGCGAATACACCGGCCTGAACAAATCCGGGGGCAAGGTGATCGGCAACTTCAGCATACGCGGTGGCGACGCCTATGGTGACGGCAACGGCACCAGAAACTGGTCACTCAACGGCAGTAACCTCGGTACGACCTCGCGCGCACTTGGAGCCTCTGTAGGGAACCAGGGGAGCTGGAATTTCGGTATCGGCTACGATGAGTTGCAGCACAACCTGTGGGATAGCTATAAAACTCCCTATCAAGGTGCGATGGGCGGGAACAATTTCACCCTGCCTGCAAGTCTGTTGCCCCCCACGATTAGTACCGTTGCAGCTGGTACTACCCCAGTGGGTACGGATAGAGCATCGGCTATCGCGGCGATCAATGCAGTTACCAATCAAGTGGACATATACTCCACCAGAAAGAACGGCAAGGTCAGTGCCGGCGTCAATCTGAATGCGCAATGGGATATCAGGTTCGATTTCAATCATCTTGAACAGTCCGGTGCGAAATTGGCATCCTTCGGTTCGATGGGGGCGGGGGGAGCCGGCAATCCACAGGGTGAGGCGATCTCGATTTTGCCGAACCCGACCAACTACAAGACCGACACGCTCAACCTCGCGCTGGACTGGAGAGGCGACGGGGCATATGTCACCACTTCCTATTTCGGTTCGTTCTTCCGCGAAGGATATGATCGTGTCAATTTCCAGACCTTTGCTGTCAATAATGCTGCAGGTGTAAGTGTCACGCAGACGATGAGCACTGCACCCAGCAATAATTTCCACCAATTGAACGTGAGCGGGGGCTATGACCTTTCACCAGCGACGAAATTGACCGGCGGACTTTCATATGGGCGCAACACGCAGAACGATGCCTATGTCGCGGATGCCTATTCGATGGTCCTGCCAGCCCCGGTGGCTTCTCTGAACGGGCTGGTCATCAACAAGCATGCAGATATGAAGCTGACCAACCAGACCAGCAAGGACCTGGTGCTTTCTGCCGGTGTGAAATTCGACGAACGCAGGGACAAGACGCCATCGAATTTCTACGCTTTCAATGCGCTGGATGGAAGTACCGCCCATATCGCCTATTTTGCCAATACGCCCCTGAGTCTCAGGAAGACCGTATGGGAATTGGCTGGGGACTACAAGCTGGATAGCGATCAGCATCTGTTGCTTGCCTTTAACCGCGAAGATGTCAGACGCTGGTGCGACCAGTATGCGGTGAACGTGCCCAGTCTCATGCCTGCGCTGGTTCCAGGTGCTACAACGACGGGCATCGTTTCCTATCCGGCGGGGACGAATTGTGTCGTCGCGCCCAAGAGTTATGACAACAAGCTGGGCGCCACCTACAAGGCCAGGGCGAGCGAGGATCTGAACCTGAATGTGGGTTATTCCTTCAGCAAGCGCGTAACAACCTCCGATCCGAACGCAGTCACCTCTCGCATAGGATTGAACGGTAACCTCAACCCGGCTCTGGCTGCCGCTACCCTCATCGAGGGCCAGAATGGCGGGGACTTCCGCGGGTTCTATCCGGTGTTCGATGCTTCGCGCAAGGAACATATGTTGAAGGCAGGTGCGAACTGGCAGACCACCGAGAAACTGTCCGTGAGCATGGGTGGGAAATATACGTTGGACAAGTACGACTCGACCTATGGCGAGCAGAAGGGCAATTCCTGGAGTGTGAACCTGGATGCAAGCTACGGTTACAGCGAAAACAGCTCAGTCGTGGCCTACCTGACCCAGCAGCACAGGCAACGCGAAATGACGGACCTGTATCGTTCACCTTACTTAGCACCCGGGGCGGCATCTGCCACTGCTCTTAACATTCCTTCCGGCGCCACCTGGACCGACACGCAAAAGGATGACGACACGACCGTGGGCGTTGGAGCCAAGCAGAGCGGGATGATGGCCTCCAGGCTGGAACTCGATGAAGACCTGACCTACACCTATGGCAAGACCGTCTATAACACGGTGTTCAATTATGCCGCTGCGACAACGACGGGACTGACTTGTGCTTCGCCACAATTCCTCACCTGCGGTACGTTGCCGGAAGTCAACAATCATGTGATCCAGCTCAAGCTGTCTGGCAGATACAAGCTCGACAAGAACTCCAAAGTTGCCGTCGGTTACCTCTATCAGCACATGAGAAGTACAGACTATTACTACAATGGATTGCAGACAGGCTTTACTCCTAGTGCGTTGATGCCGACCGATCAGCAGTCGCCGAACTACACAGTCAATGTGGTGAGCGCGAGCTACATCTACAACTTCTAG
- a CDS encoding DmsE family decaheme c-type cytochrome: protein MKPLRKIMVLSAFITGMAAMPCLMAADEQPAAQSAPAAEAQPASQSQLPDLSMEAKAPQTAQESLKRDAVCTRCHDESETTPILAIYQTKHGFRGDMRTPNCQTCHGESANHLKGNVDGKGRPAPDVVFKKHTFPASDDKVRSAQCLTCHKGTNRTNWAGSAHQSNQMACNDCHKIHAKADTVRERATQTEVCYTCHKERRADAHKISTHPIEAGKVVCSDCHNPHGSAGPKLLKKNTVTETCFTCHADKRGPFLFAHQPVTEDCTNCHMPHGSNIAPLLKTRPPFMCQECHDGSHASGTAVGPNAAGYQAGLSTINAAGTGALYPSANNVGNACMNCHRQIHGSNSPAGGYLQR, encoded by the coding sequence ATGAAACCGTTAAGAAAAATTATGGTGTTGAGCGCGTTCATCACCGGCATGGCAGCAATGCCATGCTTGATGGCGGCAGATGAGCAGCCTGCAGCCCAAAGCGCACCAGCAGCGGAAGCGCAGCCTGCATCGCAATCTCAGCTTCCCGATCTGAGCATGGAGGCGAAAGCGCCCCAGACTGCCCAGGAGTCATTGAAAAGGGATGCCGTCTGCACACGCTGCCACGATGAAAGCGAGACCACTCCGATCCTGGCCATCTACCAGACCAAGCATGGATTTCGTGGTGATATGCGCACACCGAATTGCCAGACCTGCCACGGCGAGAGCGCGAACCACCTGAAGGGTAATGTGGATGGAAAAGGTCGCCCGGCACCGGATGTCGTGTTCAAGAAGCACACCTTCCCTGCATCCGACGACAAGGTCCGTTCCGCCCAGTGCCTGACCTGCCACAAGGGTACCAATCGCACCAATTGGGCGGGCAGTGCCCACCAGAGCAACCAGATGGCCTGCAACGACTGCCACAAGATACACGCGAAAGCTGACACGGTACGCGAAAGGGCTACCCAGACCGAGGTCTGCTACACCTGCCACAAGGAAAGGCGCGCAGACGCTCACAAGATATCGACCCATCCGATCGAGGCCGGCAAGGTCGTCTGTTCCGACTGCCACAATCCGCATGGCTCTGCCGGTCCGAAATTGCTGAAGAAGAATACGGTGACCGAGACCTGCTTCACCTGCCATGCAGACAAGCGCGGTCCGTTCCTGTTCGCACACCAGCCGGTGACTGAAGACTGCACCAACTGCCATATGCCTCACGGTTCCAACATCGCGCCGTTGCTGAAGACACGTCCTCCGTTCATGTGCCAGGAATGCCATGACGGCTCACATGCCAGCGGGACGGCAGTAGGCCCGAATGCAGCAGGCTATCAGGCTGGACTGAGCACGATCAATGCGGCAGGCACAGGAGCGCTGTATCCAAGTGCCAACAACGTGGGTAATGCCTGCATGAACTGTCACAGGCAGATCCATGGTTCGAACAGCCCGGCCGGCGGCTACTTGCAACGCTAA
- a CDS encoding c-type cytochrome, protein MTRQAYSSMLLSTAAALTLAFSLNASAAVDVDAAKSLARENNCFKCHGVDKEKDGPSYKKVAEKYRGKADAEAKLIHHVTSGEKAKFPDGHEEEHKNINGKASPEAIKNLVDWILSL, encoded by the coding sequence ATGACTCGTCAAGCTTATTCCTCAATGTTGCTCAGTACCGCCGCCGCCCTTACTTTAGCCTTCTCACTCAATGCCTCCGCCGCTGTCGATGTCGACGCTGCGAAATCGCTGGCGCGAGAAAACAATTGCTTCAAGTGCCACGGCGTCGACAAGGAAAAAGACGGCCCTTCCTACAAGAAAGTCGCCGAAAAATACCGTGGCAAGGCCGATGCCGAAGCCAAGCTGATCCACCATGTCACGTCTGGTGAAAAGGCCAAGTTCCCCGATGGTCATGAAGAAGAGCACAAGAACATCAACGGCAAAGCCTCACCTGAAGCCATCAAGAACCTGGTGGACTGGATCCTTTCGCTCTAG
- a CDS encoding sensor histidine kinase, whose protein sequence is MFTALQLAFRRLSFSRQFLLAIVAVLTTGMLVIGSWIGHLIETNAVNRTAAISAVYLESMSAAKLQGWPKNGTVDEATHEELDRIFIDGPLHREVLRFKLWDANGRIDYSNDHAQIGHVFPVRGRLAAAFAGKVQAQISDLKEIDNLPEQISWNQLLEIYVPIRSANDGKVYAVAEFYLSVANLQQDIRAAQQRSWGLVALSSLAVYLLLYSLVRRASNTIVVQQRDLRSQLQQLHHVLDENERMREQLREAGVSTTALNEEFLLRIAADLHDGPAQTIAFALMRFDEFATTCQGCLSSQGDAPNELNSIQNALQLSLKDVRKISSGLAIPGMTELSLADTARRAVLDFERLSGQKVQTEIDENLGNAPLAVKITVYRLLQESLTNCWRHAPGGSPQVSVQNSDGEVLVTVIDHGVGFDPQAAAVAGRLGLAFMRERVRLLGGIFELDSAPGRGTSIRVRLPLSTDEMIHV, encoded by the coding sequence ATGTTCACAGCCCTGCAACTAGCATTCAGACGTTTGAGTTTTTCGCGCCAGTTCCTGCTGGCGATCGTCGCTGTCCTGACTACTGGCATGCTGGTCATCGGTTCATGGATAGGTCATCTGATCGAAACGAATGCGGTGAACCGCACCGCCGCGATCTCGGCGGTTTATCTCGAGAGCATGTCTGCAGCGAAACTGCAGGGATGGCCGAAGAACGGCACTGTCGATGAAGCAACGCATGAAGAACTGGATCGGATCTTTATCGACGGACCACTGCACCGTGAGGTGCTTCGCTTCAAACTGTGGGACGCCAACGGCCGCATCGATTACAGCAATGACCATGCCCAGATCGGTCACGTCTTCCCGGTAAGGGGAAGACTGGCCGCCGCATTCGCTGGCAAGGTCCAGGCCCAGATCAGCGACCTCAAGGAGATCGACAACCTGCCCGAGCAGATCAGCTGGAATCAATTGCTCGAGATCTATGTGCCGATACGTTCCGCAAACGACGGCAAGGTCTATGCTGTTGCAGAGTTCTATCTGTCGGTGGCGAACCTGCAACAGGACATCCGCGCTGCACAGCAGCGCAGCTGGGGACTGGTGGCGCTCTCCAGCCTCGCTGTCTACCTGTTGCTGTATAGTCTGGTGCGTCGCGCCAGCAACACCATCGTCGTGCAGCAGCGCGACCTGCGCAGCCAGCTTCAGCAACTTCATCACGTACTCGACGAGAACGAACGCATGCGCGAGCAACTGCGCGAAGCAGGGGTAAGCACCACCGCGCTTAACGAGGAATTCCTGCTCCGGATCGCCGCCGACCTGCATGATGGCCCGGCACAAACGATCGCCTTCGCATTGATGCGCTTCGATGAGTTCGCCACAACTTGCCAAGGCTGCCTGTCTTCACAGGGTGATGCGCCGAATGAGCTCAACAGCATTCAGAATGCCTTGCAGCTGTCGCTGAAGGATGTGCGAAAGATATCGTCCGGGCTGGCGATCCCCGGCATGACCGAGCTATCGCTTGCCGACACCGCCAGGCGCGCCGTACTCGACTTCGAGCGCCTGTCCGGGCAAAAAGTCCAAACCGAGATCGACGAAAACCTGGGTAATGCGCCGCTGGCAGTCAAGATCACGGTATATCGCCTGCTGCAGGAGTCGCTCACCAACTGCTGGCGACATGCCCCCGGCGGTTCTCCGCAGGTCAGTGTGCAAAATTCCGACGGCGAAGTGCTGGTCACGGTCATCGACCACGGTGTCGGCTTCGACCCACAAGCTGCAGCGGTCGCCGGACGGCTGGGACTGGCATTCATGCGCGAGCGCGTGCGCCTGCTTGGTGGTATCTTTGAACTCGATTCTGCACCTGGCCGCGGCACCAGCATCCGCGTCAGGCTGCCACTTTCAACCGACGAGATGATCCATGTCTAA